A stretch of Methanosphaerula palustris E1-9c DNA encodes these proteins:
- the thiI gene encoding tRNA uracil 4-sulfurtransferase ThiI produces MTLYLVRYSEIFLKSEPVKRIWQGVLVHDIYSRMPDVTVSVERGRVWVEGDVKPECLRRIFGIVSFSEVTECTLDTLAEVLPNYLEEHGIKDAKSFAFRVKRVGNHPFNSREKEIELANLVLEPYPNLKIDLDHAELEVSIEIRQDRCYLFTTVEEGPGGLPAGVEGTLVALFSGGIDSPVASYMMMKRGCKIIPIYVALDSFLTEKHIARAEQVIECLRQYQPDIALHVISDDYLIKAKEALVARKLEKYTCVFCKRRMYRLATKFAEEVGAIGIVTGESLGQVASQTLDNMTVLTNATTMPIYRPLIGLDKTEIISIARKIGTFEDSIAKAGGCGAVPKMPCTKAKLELVQEIEEEIGI; encoded by the coding sequence ATGACATTATATCTAGTTCGGTACTCTGAAATTTTCTTAAAATCAGAACCGGTGAAACGGATCTGGCAGGGCGTGCTGGTGCATGATATCTATTCCAGGATGCCCGATGTCACCGTCAGTGTTGAGCGAGGCAGAGTCTGGGTTGAGGGAGATGTCAAGCCCGAGTGTCTGCGCAGAATCTTTGGGATCGTCTCATTCTCTGAGGTGACCGAATGTACGCTCGACACCCTTGCCGAGGTGCTCCCGAACTACCTTGAGGAACATGGAATAAAGGACGCGAAGTCCTTTGCATTCCGGGTCAAGCGAGTCGGCAACCATCCGTTCAACTCTCGTGAAAAGGAGATTGAACTTGCAAATCTGGTTTTAGAACCGTACCCGAACCTCAAGATCGACCTTGACCACGCCGAACTGGAGGTCTCCATAGAGATCAGACAGGACCGGTGCTACCTGTTCACAACCGTCGAAGAGGGACCAGGCGGTCTGCCGGCCGGTGTCGAGGGAACGCTGGTCGCGCTGTTTTCAGGCGGGATCGACTCACCGGTCGCCTCATACATGATGATGAAGCGCGGGTGCAAGATCATCCCGATCTATGTCGCACTGGACTCATTTCTGACTGAGAAACACATTGCACGGGCTGAGCAGGTGATCGAATGCCTCCGTCAGTACCAACCGGATATAGCACTGCATGTGATCTCAGATGATTATCTGATCAAGGCCAAAGAGGCACTCGTTGCCAGAAAACTCGAAAAATATACCTGTGTTTTCTGCAAGCGAAGGATGTACAGACTGGCCACCAAATTTGCAGAGGAGGTTGGAGCGATCGGTATCGTAACCGGGGAGTCACTCGGACAGGTCGCCTCGCAGACCCTAGATAATATGACCGTGCTGACGAATGCCACGACAATGCCGATCTATCGACCACTGATCGGACTTGACAAGACCGAGATCATCAGCATCGCCCGAAAGATCGGGACATTTGAGGATTCGATTGCAAAGGCCGGAGGATGTGGAGCAGTCCCGAAGATGCCCTGCACCAAGGCAAAACTTGAACTGGTACAAGAGATCGAGGAAGAGATCGGGATCTGA
- the metX gene encoding homoserine O-acetyltransferase MetX, with product MQRGSVGISTTSTFTLATPLLLESGASLFSVQIAYETYGTLNHDKSNAILVCHALTGDAHAAGHHGDESRPGWWDGVIGPGKAFDTDKYFVICSNVLGGCKGTTGPASQNPDTGKPYGTSFPVVTIRDMVNVQKALIDHLGISQLFAVAGGSMGGMQVLQWMVSYPSMVRKAIAIAATGSSTPQQIAFNEVGRKAITADPAWCGGDYYGKEHPVKGLSLARMVAHITYLSDASMHTKFGRALQDREFRGFDFDTEFQVESYLHHQGTSFTKRFDANSYLYLTKAVDYFDLSVDDSLISGFAPTKATVLIISVTSDWLYPPYQSQEIVSALSANECDVHYCELRSQFGHDAFLIETGQLNYSISRFLDHTLVRDVMNTQVPVISEQSTIAVAARMMITQGVNHLPVLAPDQSLVGIVTSWDIANAVACGYTSLDQIMSSQVITTTGDETIEVAASRMEQHRISALPVIDQAQHVIGLISSDGLSKLIGRGP from the coding sequence ATGCAGAGAGGCTCAGTAGGGATCAGTACCACCTCAACCTTTACCCTTGCCACACCCCTCCTACTGGAGAGTGGTGCTTCACTGTTCTCCGTTCAGATTGCGTACGAGACCTATGGAACGCTGAACCATGATAAGAGCAATGCAATCCTGGTCTGTCATGCCCTGACTGGTGACGCCCATGCAGCAGGCCACCATGGGGACGAGTCACGTCCTGGCTGGTGGGACGGGGTGATCGGCCCGGGAAAGGCCTTCGATACGGATAAGTATTTTGTGATCTGTTCGAACGTCCTCGGGGGCTGTAAGGGGACGACCGGGCCGGCATCACAAAATCCTGATACAGGAAAACCCTACGGCACCTCATTCCCGGTAGTGACGATTCGGGACATGGTGAACGTACAGAAGGCACTGATCGATCACCTGGGCATCAGCCAGCTCTTTGCAGTCGCCGGCGGATCGATGGGAGGCATGCAGGTGCTGCAGTGGATGGTCTCCTATCCATCGATGGTCAGGAAGGCGATCGCCATAGCGGCAACAGGGTCTTCAACCCCACAGCAGATCGCGTTCAACGAAGTAGGAAGGAAGGCGATCACTGCCGACCCTGCATGGTGTGGTGGTGACTACTATGGAAAGGAGCACCCGGTGAAGGGGCTTTCGCTCGCACGGATGGTCGCCCATATCACCTACCTGAGCGATGCTTCAATGCACACCAAGTTCGGACGGGCCCTGCAGGACCGGGAGTTCAGAGGGTTCGACTTCGACACCGAATTTCAGGTCGAGAGTTATCTGCACCACCAGGGCACCTCTTTCACCAAACGGTTCGATGCGAACTCATACCTGTATCTGACCAAGGCTGTCGACTACTTCGATCTCTCCGTCGACGACTCGTTGATCAGCGGGTTCGCTCCAACGAAAGCGACGGTGCTGATCATATCGGTCACCTCGGACTGGCTGTACCCACCGTATCAGTCACAGGAGATCGTATCGGCCCTCTCGGCCAACGAATGCGATGTTCATTACTGCGAACTCCGCTCCCAGTTCGGGCATGATGCGTTCCTGATTGAGACCGGGCAACTCAACTACAGTATCAGTAGATTCCTCGACCACACCCTGGTCAGGGATGTGATGAACACACAGGTGCCGGTGATCAGCGAGCAGTCGACGATCGCTGTCGCTGCCCGGATGATGATCACACAGGGAGTGAACCACCTCCCGGTTCTCGCCCCGGATCAGAGTCTAGTTGGGATTGTGACCTCATGGGATATCGCAAACGCGGTAGCCTGCGGATATACCAGCCTCGATCAGATCATGTCCTCACAGGTGATCACAACAACAGGAGACGAGACGATCGAGGTGGCCGCATCCCGTATGGAGCAGCATCGGATATCAGCCCTCCCGGTGATCGACCAGGCACAGCATGTGATCGGACTAATCTCAAGCGATGGACTCAGCAAGTTGATCGGTAGGGGTCCATAA
- a CDS encoding O-acetylhomoserine aminocarboxypropyltransferase/cysteine synthase family protein codes for MTSTQYGKETLAVHGGQVPDPTTGSRAVPIYQTTSYVFKDTEQAANLFGIKELGNIYTRLMNPTNDVFEKRMALFEGGTGGLAVASGMAAITNTLLGITELGDEIVSGDNLYGGTYEAFNYTFPRLGRTVTFVDSTKPEAFRAAITDKTRVIYIEAIGNPKLDIPDFAAIAKIAHEAGIPLVVDNTTGVGLVHPIEHGADIVVFSATKYIGGHGTSIGGVIVDAGTFNWGNGKFPGFTEPDPGYHGLKFWETFGNFPGMGNVAVVFKLRLQILRDLGGCLSPFNSFLFLQGLESLPLRVKKHSENALKVATFLSTHPKVAWVNYAGLSGHQSHELAKKYLDGGFGPLVGFGVKGGAEEGKRVIERLKLFSHLANIGDAKSLVIHPASTTHQQLTEEEQRSTGVTGDFIRLAIGLEDIDDLIRDLDQALAGDE; via the coding sequence ATGACCAGCACACAGTATGGAAAAGAGACCCTGGCCGTTCATGGAGGCCAGGTTCCGGACCCGACCACCGGGTCACGGGCCGTACCGATCTACCAGACCACGTCCTATGTCTTCAAGGACACCGAACAGGCCGCGAACCTCTTTGGAATCAAAGAACTGGGGAACATCTATACCCGTCTGATGAACCCGACCAATGACGTCTTTGAGAAGCGGATGGCGCTCTTCGAAGGCGGCACAGGAGGGCTTGCAGTCGCTTCAGGGATGGCCGCGATCACGAACACACTGCTCGGGATCACCGAACTCGGCGACGAGATCGTCTCAGGTGACAACCTGTATGGCGGCACGTACGAGGCATTCAATTACACGTTCCCACGGCTCGGCAGAACCGTAACGTTCGTCGACTCAACAAAGCCAGAGGCATTTCGAGCCGCGATCACGGATAAAACCCGTGTGATCTATATCGAAGCCATCGGCAACCCGAAGCTGGATATCCCGGATTTTGCAGCGATCGCAAAGATTGCCCACGAGGCGGGTATCCCACTGGTCGTCGACAACACCACCGGGGTTGGCCTGGTCCACCCGATCGAACATGGTGCAGACATAGTAGTCTTCTCGGCGACCAAGTACATCGGAGGGCACGGCACCTCGATCGGAGGGGTCATCGTCGACGCAGGAACCTTCAACTGGGGCAACGGCAAGTTCCCGGGCTTCACAGAACCAGACCCCGGGTATCACGGACTGAAGTTCTGGGAGACCTTCGGTAACTTCCCAGGGATGGGCAACGTGGCAGTGGTCTTCAAACTGCGTCTGCAGATCCTCAGGGATCTCGGAGGATGCCTATCGCCGTTCAATTCATTCCTCTTCCTGCAGGGGCTCGAATCGCTCCCGCTTCGTGTGAAGAAGCATTCTGAGAACGCCCTGAAGGTCGCCACCTTCCTGAGCACACACCCCAAGGTCGCATGGGTGAACTATGCCGGCCTCTCCGGCCACCAGAGCCACGAACTTGCAAAAAAATACCTGGACGGCGGCTTCGGACCCCTGGTCGGGTTCGGGGTGAAGGGTGGTGCCGAGGAGGGAAAGCGCGTGATCGAACGGCTGAAACTCTTCTCGCACCTGGCCAACATTGGAGATGCGAAGAGCCTCGTGATCCACCCGGCCTCAACCACCCATCAACAACTGACCGAAGAAGAACAGCGCTCGACCGGGGTGACCGGAGATTTCATCAGGCTGGCCATCGGACTTGAGGATATAGACGACCTGATCCGGGATCTGGATCAGGCGCTCGCTGGTGACGAGTGA
- the pscS gene encoding O-phospho-L-seryl-tRNA:Cys-tRNA synthase — protein MDIRVQKIFEGLFALEDLREIYRQALPSGLDQEEETRFTEKIASIREILGDLEAGTGHPKVTRIAETIELRTREENLINIQPIQAAGRLTPEARKAVISYGDGYSTCDACRKPFRLDKICKPPIATFHEDLAAFVGMDQARVVPGARRGFQAVTSTIVNRGDSVLVSGLSHYTEYLAVENAGGIIREIPVNEQNVLKADAAADKIEQIKQETGAYPVLAMIDHYDYLLANEHDFAGIAKVAHQYDIPILYNGAYTVGVMPVDGKKLGADFVVGSGHKSMASPAPSGVLATTDEWADKVFRTTQMVGDLTKRKFGIKEVEMLGCTLMGVTLVAMMASFPTVKERTLHWDEELKKSNYFIDHLLKIEGSKVVSEYPRKHTLTKVDTTGSFDKVAQTHKRRGFFLSDELSKRSIGGEFAGATKTWKLNTFGLSWKKIHYLTDAFTEIAEKYEINILNEEKKR, from the coding sequence ATGGATATACGGGTACAGAAGATATTTGAGGGGCTGTTCGCCCTTGAGGACCTCAGGGAGATCTACCGTCAGGCCCTGCCATCAGGGCTCGACCAGGAGGAAGAGACGCGGTTTACAGAGAAGATCGCTTCCATCAGGGAGATTCTTGGAGACCTCGAAGCGGGCACCGGTCATCCCAAGGTGACCAGGATCGCAGAGACCATCGAACTTCGGACCCGTGAAGAGAATCTGATCAATATCCAGCCCATCCAGGCGGCAGGGCGGTTGACCCCGGAAGCCAGAAAGGCGGTCATCTCATATGGCGACGGGTACTCAACGTGTGACGCCTGTCGGAAGCCGTTCCGGCTCGACAAGATCTGTAAACCTCCGATCGCCACCTTTCACGAGGATCTCGCAGCCTTCGTCGGGATGGACCAGGCCCGGGTCGTGCCAGGGGCACGCAGGGGCTTCCAGGCAGTCACCTCGACGATCGTGAACAGAGGGGATAGTGTGCTCGTATCAGGACTCTCTCACTACACCGAGTATCTGGCAGTTGAAAATGCCGGTGGAATCATCCGTGAGATTCCGGTGAATGAGCAGAACGTCCTGAAGGCCGATGCGGCAGCAGATAAGATCGAACAGATCAAGCAGGAGACCGGAGCCTATCCGGTGCTGGCGATGATCGATCACTATGACTATCTGCTCGCCAACGAGCATGACTTCGCAGGGATCGCAAAGGTCGCCCACCAGTACGACATTCCGATCCTGTACAACGGAGCTTACACCGTCGGTGTGATGCCGGTCGACGGCAAGAAACTCGGAGCCGACTTTGTCGTCGGGTCAGGCCACAAGAGCATGGCCTCACCCGCACCATCAGGGGTGCTGGCCACGACCGACGAGTGGGCTGATAAGGTCTTCCGGACCACCCAGATGGTCGGTGACCTGACCAAACGCAAGTTCGGGATCAAGGAAGTGGAGATGCTCGGGTGCACCCTGATGGGTGTAACCCTGGTCGCGATGATGGCTTCATTCCCCACTGTTAAAGAGCGGACGCTCCACTGGGACGAGGAACTGAAGAAGTCCAACTACTTCATCGACCATCTGCTCAAAATCGAGGGAAGCAAGGTCGTGAGCGAGTACCCACGCAAGCACACGCTGACCAAGGTGGACACAACCGGTTCATTTGATAAGGTGGCACAGACCCACAAACGGCGAGGATTCTTCCTCAGCGATGAACTCTCGAAGAGATCCATCGGCGGAGAGTTCGCAGGCGCGACTAAAACCTGGAAACTGAACACCTTCGGCCTGTCCTGGAAGAAGATCCACTACCTGACCGATGCATTCACTGAGATCGCAGAGAAGTACGAGATCAACATACTCAACGAGGAGAAAAAGAGATGA
- a CDS encoding TfuA-related McrA-glycine thioamidation protein, with the protein MHDIIVFLGPSLDLTTARAILDAEYRPPARRGDLLQAAKEGAKTIVLIDGVFFQDCSVGHREVLAAIKLGTTVIGASSMGALRASELDTFGMIGIGEVYRLYRDGIVVSDDEVALIYDPETYLHLSEPLVNIRHNLDLAVKAGILLPEAAAAILACGRGMYFPDRTYASIIAGSGESGEAFLSFVQKNGEDQKRLDAIEALTTLSIQS; encoded by the coding sequence ATGCACGACATCATCGTCTTTCTCGGACCGAGTCTTGATCTGACCACGGCCAGGGCTATCCTCGACGCCGAGTACAGGCCACCGGCCAGGCGCGGTGACCTGCTGCAGGCCGCAAAGGAAGGGGCCAAGACGATCGTGCTGATCGACGGGGTCTTCTTTCAGGATTGCTCGGTCGGCCACCGGGAGGTTCTCGCTGCGATCAAACTGGGGACGACGGTGATTGGAGCTTCAAGTATGGGTGCTCTCCGAGCTTCCGAACTCGACACCTTCGGGATGATCGGCATCGGCGAGGTCTACCGGCTCTATCGGGATGGAATCGTGGTCTCAGATGATGAGGTCGCGCTGATCTATGATCCAGAGACCTACCTTCATCTCTCTGAACCCCTCGTGAACATCAGGCACAACCTGGATCTGGCAGTAAAAGCTGGGATCCTGCTCCCGGAGGCAGCTGCAGCAATTCTCGCCTGCGGACGGGGGATGTACTTCCCGGATAGAACGTATGCCTCAATCATCGCCGGATCGGGAGAGTCGGGGGAAGCTTTTCTTTCATTTGTCCAGAAGAACGGTGAAGATCAGAAGAGGCTCGATGCTATCGAGGCTCTCACTACCCTTTCCATCCAGAGTTAG
- a CDS encoding YcaO-related McrA-glycine thioamidation protein, protein MELSSCRKGYRNETQRAVDPAITLERIERLLPTTGITRVADITGLDRIGIPVFSCMRPAAADGAISVYNGKGATPIAARVSAIMEGIERYSAEVHDRPLITGTYDSLARQGNVVDPRDLILPNDADPDRVLSWVKGFDIVQHEEVLLPAHAVFHPLPQGAAPLFRTSTNGIASGNTLEEATFHALAEIIERDAWSIAEVLHDTGPVITDVTDPTACSLLDAFSTAGVDIVLHDLTSDIGIPTIAAASDDPVLRDPRLLTLGMGTHTSAAIATLRALTEVAQSRVTQIHGAREDTTEADERRSIGYDRVKRLNRYWYEGKSTVPYAALTSCDTEDFLDDIRVVTDRLAAVGLDRVIVSDLTRPETGVNVVRVVVPGLETYAMDNERRGERCRHARHHRLSRTES, encoded by the coding sequence ATGGAACTCAGTTCGTGCAGGAAGGGATACCGGAATGAGACTCAGCGTGCGGTTGACCCTGCAATAACGCTCGAACGGATCGAGCGGTTGCTCCCGACGACCGGGATCACTCGGGTCGCCGATATCACGGGTCTCGATCGGATCGGGATCCCGGTGTTCTCATGTATGCGTCCTGCAGCGGCAGACGGGGCGATCTCGGTTTACAACGGCAAAGGAGCAACGCCAATCGCTGCAAGGGTCTCTGCCATCATGGAGGGGATCGAGCGGTACTCTGCTGAGGTACATGACCGGCCCCTGATCACGGGAACCTATGACTCCCTTGCCAGGCAGGGAAACGTTGTCGACCCACGTGACCTCATCCTTCCCAACGATGCCGACCCAGACCGGGTGCTTTCCTGGGTGAAGGGGTTTGATATCGTCCAGCATGAGGAGGTGCTCCTTCCTGCTCACGCGGTCTTCCACCCATTGCCACAGGGGGCGGCACCCCTCTTTCGGACCAGTACCAACGGCATCGCCTCAGGGAATACCCTTGAAGAGGCCACCTTCCATGCCCTGGCTGAGATCATAGAGCGGGATGCCTGGTCGATCGCAGAGGTGCTGCATGACACCGGACCGGTCATCACCGATGTGACCGATCCGACCGCCTGCTCGCTCCTCGACGCTTTCTCTACGGCGGGGGTCGATATCGTCCTCCACGACCTGACCAGCGATATCGGGATCCCAACGATCGCTGCCGCATCAGACGATCCGGTGCTCAGAGATCCCCGTCTCCTGACTCTCGGGATGGGGACACACACCTCTGCCGCGATTGCTACACTGCGGGCGTTGACTGAAGTGGCGCAGAGCAGGGTCACCCAGATCCATGGCGCCCGCGAGGATACCACCGAAGCCGACGAACGCCGTTCGATCGGGTATGATCGGGTCAAACGATTGAACCGCTACTGGTACGAAGGGAAGAGCACAGTCCCTTACGCAGCACTTACGAGTTGTGATACCGAGGACTTCCTCGACGATATCAGGGTGGTGACCGATCGACTTGCAGCAGTCGGGCTGGATCGTGTTATCGTAAGCGACCTCACCCGACCTGAAACCGGTGTGAACGTGGTCAGGGTCGTGGTACCAGGGCTTGAGACCTATGCTATGGATAATGAACGACGCGGAGAACGGTGCAGACATGCACGACATCATCGTCTTTCTCGGACCGAGTCTTGA
- the nadA gene encoding quinolinate synthase NadA, whose protein sequence is MKDFTILAHNYVRPEVQAMADFVGDSLELAQKAKLVTTEYLIFAGVDFMAEMAAIVNPSKKVIHPEPFSMCAMASRVTPEMILAARKDYPKAAVVTYVNSSAAVKAVSDIICTSANAVKVVNSLEEKQIIFTPDRNLALYVARNTDKQVIPVPALGCCPVHHSLTVQDIQDRLAEYPGAEVIVHPETIPEVQDVANFIGSTSAMARHAKTTTAKVIIVGTEVGMLTRLKKESPDKIFVAASPLLSCADMKMITVEKIEAAIRAKAPIVQVDPVIAEGARRALERMLAVS, encoded by the coding sequence ATGAAAGATTTCACTATCCTCGCCCACAATTACGTGCGGCCCGAGGTTCAGGCGATGGCAGACTTTGTCGGCGACAGTCTTGAACTGGCACAGAAAGCAAAATTAGTCACCACCGAGTACCTGATCTTTGCAGGTGTCGATTTCATGGCAGAGATGGCCGCGATCGTCAATCCATCCAAGAAGGTGATCCACCCCGAACCGTTTTCGATGTGCGCGATGGCGAGCAGGGTCACCCCCGAGATGATCCTGGCGGCACGCAAGGACTATCCCAAAGCAGCGGTTGTCACCTATGTGAACAGTTCTGCAGCGGTCAAGGCAGTCTCCGATATCATCTGCACTTCTGCGAATGCAGTGAAGGTGGTGAACAGTCTGGAAGAGAAGCAGATAATATTCACACCAGACCGGAACCTCGCCCTCTATGTCGCACGTAACACCGATAAACAGGTGATCCCGGTGCCAGCACTCGGATGCTGCCCGGTCCACCATTCCCTGACCGTGCAGGACATCCAGGACAGACTCGCCGAGTACCCGGGTGCAGAGGTGATCGTGCACCCAGAAACGATCCCCGAGGTGCAGGATGTCGCCAACTTCATCGGCTCGACCTCTGCGATGGCCCGGCATGCAAAGACAACCACGGCGAAGGTGATCATTGTCGGCACCGAGGTGGGGATGCTGACCCGCCTGAAGAAGGAGTCGCCGGACAAGATTTTTGTGGCAGCCTCACCCTTACTCAGCTGTGCAGATATGAAGATGATCACCGTTGAGAAGATTGAGGCGGCGATCAGGGCAAAGGCACCAATCGTCCAGGTGGACCCGGTGATCGCGGAAGGGGCACGCAGAGCACTCGAGCGGATGCTTGCGGTCTCCTAG
- a CDS encoding transcriptional regulator: MVKAPCQEVVWELLPAIRAALAAELVRRGMSQLAASRVLGMAPSAVSQYLSKKRGYRIEFEGEVKQTIEHLAEDINQGKIEDVSAAFCDICRLIRKDQGPCQKKPND, translated from the coding sequence ATGGTCAAAGCACCCTGTCAGGAGGTTGTCTGGGAACTGCTCCCTGCGATCAGAGCTGCGCTTGCAGCAGAACTGGTGAGACGGGGAATGTCGCAGCTGGCTGCATCCAGGGTCCTCGGGATGGCGCCGTCGGCAGTATCTCAATATCTCTCAAAGAAGAGGGGATACCGGATCGAATTCGAAGGAGAGGTAAAGCAGACGATCGAGCACCTGGCTGAGGATATCAATCAGGGGAAGATCGAAGACGTATCAGCAGCATTCTGTGATATTTGCAGGTTGATCCGGAAGGACCAGGGTCCCTGTCAGAAAAAACCCAATGATTAA
- the larE gene encoding ATP-dependent sacrificial sulfur transferase LarE has product MEYITELSALKDVIRARGSLLIAFSGGVDSSLLAVIAREVLRDRMNCVLLDSPLLPRRSYREAIALAGEYDLPLTVLSFSLLSRDDILRNSRDRCYFCKKGTAELFHNELVRLGFSGVADGVNLSDYGEHRPGLIACEEEGILHPFVEAGITKPMIRAIARSMSLSFWNKPSAACLASRLPYGDEITPERLHMIEVAEDALFDLGYQGFRVRMHGTIARVEMRRDLMEQAFKDRDAILAALKSAGFRYCTLDLEGYRTGSMDEVL; this is encoded by the coding sequence ATGGAATATATCACAGAGTTATCGGCACTGAAGGATGTGATCAGAGCACGCGGTTCATTGTTGATCGCGTTCTCCGGTGGGGTGGACAGCAGCCTGCTGGCGGTGATTGCCCGTGAAGTCCTGAGGGATCGGATGAACTGCGTCCTGCTCGACAGTCCCCTGTTGCCGCGAAGAAGTTATCGGGAGGCGATTGCACTCGCCGGGGAGTATGACCTTCCCCTGACCGTTCTCTCCTTCTCTCTGCTCTCAAGGGATGATATTCTGAGGAACTCCCGGGATCGCTGTTACTTCTGCAAGAAGGGAACGGCAGAACTCTTCCACAATGAACTGGTACGGCTTGGTTTCTCTGGGGTTGCGGATGGCGTGAACCTGTCCGATTATGGGGAGCACCGGCCTGGTTTGATCGCCTGCGAGGAGGAAGGGATTCTCCATCCATTTGTCGAGGCCGGCATCACCAAGCCGATGATCCGGGCGATCGCACGGTCGATGAGCCTTTCCTTCTGGAACAAGCCTTCGGCGGCCTGCCTGGCCTCGCGGCTCCCGTATGGTGACGAGATCACGCCGGAACGTCTGCATATGATTGAGGTGGCCGAGGACGCTCTCTTTGATCTGGGATACCAGGGTTTTCGGGTGCGCATGCATGGCACCATTGCCCGGGTTGAGATGAGGAGGGATCTGATGGAACAGGCCTTTAAAGACCGTGATGCGATCCTGGCGGCTCTTAAATCTGCGGGTTTCCGGTACTGTACACTCGATCTGGAGGGATACCGGACGGGTTCAATGGATGAGGTGCTATGA
- a CDS encoding cysteine desulfurase, whose product MKLELAREDFPLFADVTYMDSASISLTPVQVVEAVTDYDLHYRANVGRGVHRLAQIASLKYNEAHRKVAGFIDGGQGITAFVQNTTAAVNMVAAGFPWKRGDHVVTTLLEHHSNLLPWIRLREQGVLVTVVPPGPDGTISPASIEAAMTPATRLVAVTHASNALGTIVPIEQIAAICHAHGALLLVDGAQTVPHLPVSVQALDCDILCFSGHKMLGPTGTGVLWMKDIYIRPSVLGGGMVETATTNGFTPVQGYRQFEAGTPNISGAIGLSTAVSYLEEIGMAAVRVHEQTLTRRLVDGLRGLGGVTVYGPERAEDRIGVVSFTVDGVHPHDVAHILDEASGVLVRSGHHCCMPLMQALDAPDGTVRASLYLYNSIEDVDLLIATVEELERRQ is encoded by the coding sequence ATGAAACTCGAACTGGCACGGGAGGACTTCCCGCTCTTTGCTGATGTCACCTACATGGACAGCGCTTCGATCAGCCTGACGCCGGTCCAGGTGGTGGAGGCGGTCACGGACTACGACCTTCACTACCGGGCCAATGTTGGTCGGGGTGTTCATCGGCTCGCACAGATCGCTTCGCTCAAGTACAACGAAGCGCACCGGAAGGTCGCCGGTTTCATCGATGGGGGGCAGGGGATCACGGCGTTCGTTCAGAACACCACGGCAGCGGTGAACATGGTCGCTGCCGGTTTCCCCTGGAAGCGAGGCGATCATGTGGTCACCACTCTTCTCGAACACCACTCCAACCTGCTCCCCTGGATTCGGCTCCGTGAGCAGGGAGTTTTGGTGACGGTGGTTCCCCCCGGTCCGGATGGAACGATCAGTCCGGCCTCGATCGAGGCCGCGATGACCCCGGCAACCAGGCTGGTCGCCGTGACCCACGCCTCCAACGCCCTCGGCACAATCGTGCCGATAGAGCAGATCGCAGCGATCTGCCATGCCCATGGAGCACTGCTGCTGGTGGACGGGGCCCAGACTGTTCCTCATCTCCCGGTCAGTGTGCAGGCACTCGACTGTGACATCCTCTGCTTCTCCGGGCACAAGATGCTCGGACCGACCGGAACTGGGGTGCTCTGGATGAAGGATATCTACATCCGGCCGTCGGTGCTCGGCGGCGGGATGGTCGAGACTGCAACCACGAATGGGTTCACCCCGGTGCAGGGGTACCGGCAGTTTGAGGCGGGCACTCCGAACATCTCTGGCGCGATCGGCCTCTCTACGGCAGTCAGTTACCTTGAAGAGATCGGGATGGCGGCTGTTCGAGTCCATGAGCAGACACTGACACGGCGGCTGGTCGACGGCCTCCGGGGGCTTGGGGGGGTGACGGTCTATGGGCCGGAACGGGCGGAGGACCGGATCGGCGTGGTCTCGTTCACGGTTGACGGTGTCCACCCCCACGACGTGGCGCATATCCTCGATGAGGCATCCGGCGTGCTGGTCAGATCTGGCCATCACTGCTGCATGCCCCTGATGCAGGCTCTCGACGCCCCGGATGGTACGGTTCGGGCGAGTCTGTACCTGTACAACAGCATTGAGGATGTCGACCTGCTGATAGCGACCGTCGAGGAACTGGAACGGAGACAGTGA